A section of the Pithys albifrons albifrons isolate INPA30051 chromosome 4, PitAlb_v1, whole genome shotgun sequence genome encodes:
- the LOC139670830 gene encoding uncharacterized protein codes for MAEPAAVIPGDEEEIQNDSDDEDRFPNHDTVTASPGCSASPSLASLKEDVGSSTVPERLSVLSSKAVAQVKALTGLKMVTGGQVQRTASGLAEHHLTSVDASLGGSLYPVTVGNLQPMDIASLCSRSPCCNGELSLDVPQVPKVPCEANEPPQAGTNQGDCHMQQPGSGIEGDMASCSLGHVIWMKTTKVMETLENKKQEEKEKYRLQVAMYRRLLLLRSIRSLHRQLEQQQARLQECYGMVINTKKEVLKHICSTSPSPSL; via the coding sequence ATGGCCGAGCCAGCAGCTGTAATACCAGGAGATGAAGAGGAGATCCAAAATGATAGTGATGATGAAGATCGATTTCCAAATCATGATACTGTAACGGCGTCCCCTGGTtgctctgccagcccttcctTAGCCAGCCTTAAAGAAGATGTGGGAAGCTCAACAGTGCCAGAAAGACTGTCTGTCCTCTCCAGCAAGGCTGTGGCCCAGGTAAAAGCCCTGACTGGCCTAAAGATGGTTACTGGTGGCCAGGTGCAGAGGACAGCCTCTGGCTTGGCTGAACATCATCTGACATCTGTAGATGCATCATTAGGTGGCTCATTGTACCCTGTCACAGTGGGTAACCTGCAACCTATGGACATtgcctccctgtgctccagaaGCCCCTGCTGCAATGGTGAATTGAGTTTGGATGTGCCGCAGGTCCCAAAGGTGCCCTGCGAGGCCAATGAGCCCCCACAGGCTGGGACCAACCAAGGGGATTGCCACATGCAGCAGCCAGGGAGTGGCATCGAGGGCGATATGGCCTCTTGTAGTTTGGGCCATGTGATTTGGATGAAGACCACAAAAGTAATGGAGACCTTAGAAAATaagaaacaggaggaaaaggagaagtaCCGGCTCCAGGTAGCCATGTATCGGCGGCTCCTGCTGTTGCGCTCCATCAGGAGCTTGCacaggcagctggagcagcagcaggccAGGCTGCAGGAATGCTATGGCATGGTAATAAATACCAAGAAAGAAGTGTTGAAACACATTTGCTCAACTTCACCCTCACCTTCGCTGTAA